A portion of the Glycine max cultivar Williams 82 chromosome 10, Glycine_max_v4.0, whole genome shotgun sequence genome contains these proteins:
- the LOC100806794 gene encoding DNA glycosylase/AP lyase ROS1 isoform X1, producing MEVGEMDRKETQVEVPWSPGPPIKPVPMKPVPIYMPEERNQMDHLANGAVACAEFSLGQDKIGGSGDGSNVAGYSGKTCEQIVSDAVSSYRKLGFCEQLLAVEAESRNISVTQGNNDGLKNPFVPPLVLDNVLDPQETYIACCSMKSSQDTSYILDNANKEESRQIASMQVNMEEKDPGREERNVTANKLDNNVAPNSKELCDPAMEFAAVSSPVKENHNPDNGSSHDTDLNKTPQQKPRRRKHRPKVIKEGKPKRTRKPATPKPVQSKEKQPVKRKYVRKNALNKTSTPPTEETGELTKEMSCKRSLNFDIGTTYESSAAIENTRTLLGKENGVLVQETNVGPAFDLNTSMKQASNSYMSLPEDTQALNTSSGRKSSGTKPEENPPPKRKYVKRKGVNKTSAPPIEVPGNLTEETTSASAQTSCTGSINFDERASEQSYAVKENPTGHPGSEIGVVMKEMNVGLAYDLNTSMKQALNDDMTLPKDTQAPSSSSKIKLPGTKRKENLTGKRKNARKKGSNPSPIPPTEMTELTEAMILESNMSWRRSLNFDIGNVGRENLDLDIGKENMVLEERKVGPTYKDTWLKEAVNICMSLPEETQHPSTSISKCTSPGAKLNANSVEKKNKKGRATAWGGNISNSQSSSIRLQMVGSKRKHSDTFNRADDSSMNLIGVQYNGLPSYQHLSTSISKCTSPGAKLNANSVEKKNKKIRATARGGNISNSQSSSIGLQMVGSKRKHSGTFNRADDSSLNLIGVQYNGLPSYHTSLCLQFPKIQKKRRTEKGNATKEVQLTCPQEDALGHPYASSSSCWTYGSGYNTARVPATSIDNTQTFNEFLLSLKRLAETSQTSTCDRGSLTRIRNCDTEPNYTAKQVGVPGKETFGDAIGALVAETCTPPTKKRQNRKKSVLSSSAHSTTNEMLHHHNFTLENCPLPMGKPSDIVPEVLWNTMNNIDALTLQFRQLNLNAEARDLAFHEENALVPYKQKNSLIHGDGVIVPFHIKKQHLRPKVNLDDETDRVWKLLLLDINSHGIDGTDEDKAKWWEEERNVFRGRADSFIARMHLVQGDRRFSRWKGSVVDSVVGVFLTQNVTDHLSSSAFMSLAARFPKNSSSMCKRHHKEDTRLVVNEPQVHIVEPEESTEWDVKLLNQSVYDQTSTIDMAEHSGEKEAVNSNESCGTPSSVISLTDESNSRLSELPQKNIKEHCSPTRSGILSATIEEGEEKSCYNGDRKELNDIVSSQGSVFSSQISGDFSNDQNPEKIGSCSDSNSEVEVLSSTAKYNHFGSNTSFSKLLEMVSSTKFYEDNSQKSESIENSGMLEVNGFDPFKTEASTSDLKKKDENGMNRSSLQTTEPAGQVAITHSQSIASQVHPREQSNHQQQSFFNISGQTQDLMQKERGSGLGEQKNATRNGTNEISSAPIKLKTKEQGKEKKDDFNWDSLRIDAQAKAGKREKTENTMDSLDWDAVRCADVSEIAETIKERGMNNRLAERIKNFLNRLVEEHESIDLEWLRDVPPDKAKEYLLSIRGLGLKSVECVRLLTLHHLAFPVDTNVGRIAVRLGWVPLQPLPESLQLHLLELYPVLESIQKYLWPRLCKLDQETLYELHYQMITFGKVFCTKSKPNCNACPMRAECRHFASAFASARFALPGPEQKSIVSTTGNSVINQNPSEIISQLHLPPPENTAQEDEIQLTEVSRQLESKFEINICQPIIEEPRTPEPECLQESQTDIEDAFYEDSSEIPTINLNIEEFTLNLQNYMQENMELQGGEMSKALVALNPQAASIPMPKLKNVGRLRTEHCVYELPDTHPLLQGWDTREPDDPGKYLLAIWTPGETANSIQPPESNCSSQEECGQLCNEKECFSCNSFREANSQIVRGTLLIPCRTAMRGSFPLNGTYFQVNEVFADHDSSLNPISVPRSWIWNLNRRTVYFGTSVTTIFKGLTTQETQQCFWRGYICVRGFDREARAPRPLMARLHFPASKLAAKTKEKAKKESNSAKSRASKPNPEQPELIANRDK from the exons ATGGAGGTTGGGGAAATGGACAGAAAGGAGACACAAGTTGAGGTTCCTTGGAGCCCCGGCCCACCTATTAAGCCAGTTCCTATGAAACCAGTGCCGATCTACATGCCTGAGGAGAGAAACCAAATGGATCATCTTGCAAATGGAGCAGTTGCATGTGCTGAATTTTCACTTGGCCAAGACAAAATTGGTGGGTCAGGTGATGGGTCAAATGTTGCCGGTTACAGTGGCAAAACTTGTGAACAGATAGTTTCGGATGCTGTTTCCAGCTACAGAAAACTTGGGTTCTGTGAGCAACTGTTGGCGGTTGAAGCTGAATCGAGGAACATCAGTGTGACACAAGGGAATAATGATGGATTGAAGAATCCGTTTGTTCCTCCACTCGTCCTTGATAATGTCCTAGACCCTCAGG AAACATACATTGCTTGCTGTAGCATGAAATCTTCACAGGATACCTCATATATACTTGACAATGCCAACAAAGAAGAAAGCAGACAAATAGCATCAATGCAAGTCAATATGGAAGAAAAGGATCCaggaagggaagagagaaatgtcACTGCCAATAAGCTTGACAATAATGTAGCGCCAAACAGCAAAGAACTCTGTGACCCTGCCATGGAATTTGCTGCTGTTTCTTCACCAGTGAAGGAGAATCACAACCCAGATAATGGAAGCAGTCATGATACTGATCTTAATAAAACACCACAACAAAAACCAAGGAGAAGAAAGCACCGTCCCAAGGTCATCAAAGAAGGCAAACCCAAAAGAACTCGGAAGCCAGCTACCCCAAAGCCTGTTCAATCAAAAGAAAAGCAACCTGTCAAGAGGAAGTATGTGAGAAAGAATGCACTGAACAAGACTTCTACTCCTCCAACAGAAGAGACTGGGGAATTGACTAAAGAAATGTCTTGTAAAAGGTCCTTAAATTTCGACATAGGAACAACATATGAAAGTTCTGCTGCCATAGAAAATACAAGAACGCTATTGGGAAAAGAAAATGGTGTTCTTGTACAAGAAACAAATGTAGGTCCTGCATTTGATCTAAACACTTCCATGAAGCAGGCATCAAACAGTTACATGTCACTACCAGAAGACACACAAGCCCTAAATACATCTTCGGGAAGAAAAAGCTCAGGGACAAAGCCAGAGGAAAACCCACCTCCGAAGAGGAAGTATGTGAAAAGGAAAGGAGTGAACAAGACTTCTGCTCCTCCAATAGAAGTTCCTGGAAATTTGACTGAAGAAACAACGTCTGCATCTGCCCAAACATCATGCACAGGGTCCATAAATTTTGATGAAAGAGCAAGTGAACAAAGTTATGCAGTCAAAGAGAATCCAACTGGGCATCCAGGCAGTGAAATTGGTGTAGTAATGAAGGAAATGAATGTGGGCCTTGCCTATGATTTAAACACTTCCATGAAGCAGGCATTAAATGATGACATGACATTACCTAAGGACACACAAGCCCCAAGTTCATCTTCAAAAATCAAACTCCCGGGgacaaagagaaaagaaaacttGACTGGCAAGAGGAAGAATGCGAGGAAAAAAGGATCGAATCCGTCTCCTATTCCTCCAACAGAAATGACAGAATTGACTGAAGCAATGATACTTGAATCTAACATGTCATGGAGaagatccttaaattttgatatCGGAAATGTAGGCAGAGAAAATTTAGATTTGGACATTGGGAAGGAAAATATGGTGTTGGAGGAAAGAAAAGTAGGTCCCACCTATAAAGACACTTGGTTGAAAGAGGCAGTAAATATTTGCATGTCATTACCTGAGGAAACCCAACACCCAAGTACGTCTATTTCAAAATGCACTTCCCCTGGGGCAAAGCTGAATGCCAACTCtgtagagaaaaaaaacaaaaaaggccgGGCAACTGCTTGGGGTGGAAACATAAGTAATAGTCAAAGTTCATCAATAAGGTTACAAATGGTTGGCTCAAAGAGAAAACATTCTGATACCTTTAATCGTGCAGATGACAGCAGCATGAATCTGATTGGAGTGCAATATAATGGACTGCCCTCATACCAACACCTAAGTACGTCTATTTCAAAATGCACTTCCCCTGGGGCAAAGCTGAATGCCAACTCTgtagagaagaaaaacaaaaaaatccgGGCAACTGCTCGGGGTGGAAACATCAGTAATAGTCAAAGTTCATCAATAGGGTTACAAATGGTTGGTTCAAAGAGAAAACATTCTGGTACCTTTAATCGTGCAGATGACAGCAGCTTGAATCTGATTGGAGTGCAATATAATGGACTGCCCTCATACCACACTAGCCTTTGCCTTCAGTTTCCAAAAATACAGAAGAAAAGGAGAACCGAAAAGGGGAATGCAACAAAAGAAGTCCAACTGACATGCCCTCAGGAAGATGCTCTAGGACATCCATATGCATCAAGCTCCAGCTGCTGGACTTATGGTTCTGGATATAATACAGCTAGAGTCCCAGCCACAAGTATTGATAATACTCAAACATTCAACGAGTTTCTCTTGTCTTTGAAAAGGCTGGCAGAAACATCTCAAACCTCTACTTGTGATCGTGGTTCTCTAACTAGAATTAGAAACTGTGATACTGAACCAAATTATACAGCAAAACAAGTGGGTGTCCCTGGCAAAGAAACATTTGGGGATGCAATTGGTGCTTTAGTTGCAGAGACATGTACACCACCCACAAAAAAGAGGCAGAATAGAAAGAAAAGTGTTCTTTCCAGTTCAGCACATTCTACCACAAATGAGATGCTACACCACCATAATTTTACATTGGAAAATTGCCCTCTGCCAATGGGGAAGCCATCAG ACATTGTTCCTGAAGTACTATGGAACACCATGAACAATATTGATGCATTAACATTGCAATTTAGACAGCTAAACTTAAACGCAGAAGCCAGAGACCTTGCATTTCATGAGGAGAATGCACTTGTCCCTTATAAACAGAAAAACAGCCTTATCCATGGAGATGGGGTCATCGTTCCCTTTCACATTAAGAAACAGCATCTACGACCAAAGGTCAACCTTGATGATGAGACTGATAGAGTGTGGAAGCTTTTGCTGTTAGATATAAACAGTCATGGCATTGATGGAACAGATGAAGATAAGGCCAAGTGGTGGGAAGAAGAACGAAATGTGTTCCGAGGACGAGCCGACTCTTTTATTGCACGAATGCATCTTGTACAAG GAGACAGACGATTTTCTCGATGGAAAGGATCAGTTGTGGATTCAGTGGTTGGAGTTTTCCTCACCCAAAATGTCACTGACCATCTTTCCAG CTCTGCATTCATGTCCCTTGCTGCTCGATTTCCAAAAAATTCAAGCAGCATGTGCAAAAGACACCATAAAGAAGACACAAGGCTGGTAGTCAACGAACCACAAGTGCATATAGTGGAACCGGAAGAGAGCACAGAATGGGATGTAAAATTATTGAATCAATCTGTTTATGACCAGACTTCTACAATAGATATGGCTGAACATTCTGGAGAAAAAGAAGCCGTCAACAGCAATGAATCCTGTGGAACTCCCAGCAGTGTAATTAGCTTAACAGATGAATCAAACTCCAGATTGTCAGAATTACCTCAAAAGAATATTAAGGAACACTGTAGTCCTACGAGGAGTGGAATACTTAGTGCTACAATTgaggaaggagaagaaaaatcATGTTACAATGGTGATAGGAAAGAGTTAAATGACATAGTTTCATCCCAAGGCTCTGTTTTTTCCTCTCAAATATCTGGAgatttttcaaatgatcaaaatcCTGAGAAAATAGGATCATGCTCAGATAGCAACTCAGAAGTAGAAGTTCTGTCCAGCACAGCAAAGTACAACCATTTTGGTAGCAACACTTCCTTCAGTAAACTCCTTGAAATGGTTAGTTCGACCAAGTTTTATGAAGATAACAGTCAAAAAAGCGAATCAATTGAAAACTCAGGAATGCTTGAAGTTAACGGCTTTGATCCTTTCAAAACAGAAGCATCAACAAGTGACTTAAAGAAAAAGGATGAAAATGGCATGAACAGATCTAGTCTTCAAACAACAGAACCTGCAGGCCAAGttgcaattacccattctcaaAGTATTGCATCTCAAGTCCATCCTCGGGAACAAAGCAATCACCAGCAGCAAAGCTTTTTCAACATTTCTGGACAAACTCAAGATCTTATGCAGAAAGAAAGGGGGTCAGGTCTTGGTGAGCAAAAAAATGCCACGAGGAATGGAACCAATGAGATAAGTTCTGCCCCAATAAAATTAAAGACCAAGgaacaaggaaaagaaaaaaaggatgaTTTTAACTGGGATAGTTTAAGAATTGATGCACAGGCTAAGGCTGGCAAAAGAGAAAAGACAGAAAACACCATGGATTCTTTGGACTGGGATGCTGTGAGATGTGCAGATGTCAGTGAAATCGCTGAGACCATCAAAGAACGGGGCATGAACAACAGGCTTGCTGAACGTATTAAG AATTTCCTGAATCGACTGGTTGAAGAACATGAAAGCATTGACCTTGAATGGCTTAGAGACGTTCCACCTGACAAAGCAAA AGAATACTTGCTCAGCATAAGAGGATTGGGATTGAAAAGTGTGGAATGCGTGCGGCTTTTAACACTGCACCATCTTGCCTTCCCG GTAGACACAAATGTCGGACGTATTGCCGTACGACTGGGATGGGTGCCTCTGCAGCCACTGCCTGAGTCACTGCAGTTGCATCTCCTAGAATT GTACCCGGTGTTGGAGTCAATACAAAAATATCTCTGGCCTCGACTGTGCAAGCTAGATCAGGAAACACT ATATGAGCTACATTACCAGATGATTACATTTGGAAAG GTCTTCTGTACAAAAAGCAAACCAAATTGTAATGCATGCCCAATGAGAGCAGAATGTAGACACTTTGCTAGTGCATTTGCAAG TGCAAGGTTTGCACTGCCTGGACCAGAGCAGAAGAGTATAGTTAGCACAACTGGAAATAGTGTGATTAACCAGAACCCATCTGAAATCATCAGTCAGTTGCACTTGCCTCCACCTGAGAACACAGCCCAAGAAGATGAAATTCAACTAACAGAAGTGAGCAGACAATtggaatcaaaatttgaaataaatatttgccAACCTATCATTGAAGAGCCCAGAACTCCAGAGCCAGAATGCTTGCAAGAATCACAAACTGATATAGAGGATGCTTTCTATGAGGATTCAAGTGAAATTCCAACCATCAATCTTAACATAGAAGAGTTCACTCTGAATTTACAAAATTACATGCAAGAAAATATGGAACTTCAAGGAGGTGAAATGTCAAAGGCATTGGTTGCTTTGAATCCACAAGCTGCTTCCATTCCTATGCCCAAGCTAAAGAATGTGGGCCGATTACGAACAGAGCATTGTGT TTATGAACTCCCAGATACGCATCCTCTTCTACAAGGG TGGGACACACGAGAGCCTGATGATCCAGGCAAATATCTTCTTGCTATATGGACTCCAG GTGAGACCGCAAATTCTATACAGCCACCAGAAAGCAATTGCAGCTCTCAAGAAGAATGTGGCCAACTCTGTAATGAGAAGGAATGTTTCTCATGCAACAGTTTCCGTGAAGCAAATTCTCAGATAGTTAGAGGGACACTCCTG ATACCTTGTCGAACAGCTATGCGGGGGAGCTTTCCACTGAATGGCACCTATTTCCAAGTCAATGAG GTATTTGCTGACCATGACTCAAGTCTCAACCCAATTAGTGTGCCCCGAAGTTGGATCTGGAACCTCAACAGGCGAACAGTATATTTTGGGACCTCCGTAACAACAATATTTAAAG GTTTAACAACACAAGAAACTCAACAATGCTTTTGGAGAG